Proteins encoded within one genomic window of Deinococcus budaensis:
- a CDS encoding VOC family protein, with translation MSSPILDLAGLTLEVNHLPRGVRFYTQVLGLEVQHLDEAAGVARFGVNAAQTLTLWKPVTRQPNDPRLAPLRARGASHLHYAWQIHPSDLERCKALLDAHGLPWQEIDLGTPERPDPTVYFFDPFGHGLELRGVDLDDERQPTYPPEETGRPEQALPVLGLREVALAFGDYPAMKERLPRAYGFALAKEQPDRDFAQFTLGPAPELDGNGTPRRWLYAWDPQVGLADMLGGDHAHVQFYAQVEQVRARVEAEGLPHLLEEGRLAVRDPEGHVFEFLPPR, from the coding sequence ATGTCCTCTCCCATTCTCGATCTGGCGGGCCTGACGCTGGAGGTCAACCACCTGCCGCGCGGCGTGCGCTTCTACACCCAGGTGCTGGGCCTGGAAGTGCAGCATCTCGACGAGGCGGCGGGCGTGGCCCGGTTCGGGGTGAACGCCGCGCAGACGCTGACCCTCTGGAAGCCGGTCACCCGCCAGCCCAACGACCCCCGGCTGGCCCCGCTGCGCGCGCGCGGCGCCTCGCACCTGCACTACGCCTGGCAGATTCACCCTTCGGACCTGGAGCGCTGCAAGGCGCTGCTGGACGCGCACGGCCTGCCCTGGCAGGAGATCGACCTGGGCACTCCCGAGCGCCCCGATCCCACCGTGTACTTCTTCGACCCCTTCGGGCACGGGCTGGAGCTGCGCGGGGTGGATCTGGACGACGAGCGCCAGCCGACCTATCCGCCGGAGGAAACCGGGCGGCCCGAACAGGCCCTGCCGGTGCTGGGGCTGCGTGAGGTGGCGCTCGCCTTCGGGGACTACCCGGCGATGAAGGAGCGCCTGCCCCGCGCCTACGGCTTTGCCCTCGCCAAGGAGCAGCCTGACCGCGACTTTGCCCAGTTCACGCTGGGTCCTGCCCCCGAGCTGGACGGCAACGGCACGCCCCGGCGCTGGCTGTACGCCTGGGACCCCCAGGTGGGCCTGGCCGACATGTTGGGCGGCGACCACGCCCACGTGCAATTCTACGCCCAGGTCGAGCAGGTGCGCGCCCGCGTGGAGGCCGAGGGCCTGCCCCACCTGCTGGAGGAAGGCCGCCTGGCGGTGCGCGACCCCGAGGGCCACGTCTTCGAGTTCCTGCCGCCGCGCTGA
- the galT gene encoding galactose-1-phosphate uridylyltransferase has protein sequence MYKSEFRKPDGRALTLYGVKPVELAGEVPSPSPEPVEARPVLRWHPVRGEWVMYAAHRLNRTFMPPPEYNPLAPTRDPHNPTELPAGRYDMAVFDNRFPSLVLDAPAPEPVPGVQGRGGVGKCEVVVFSQDPQGTLGGLPPEQVRLLLDVWADRTGVLGADPRIHSVLPFENRGVEVGVTLHHPHGQIYAYDHIPPVQARALETMRAYRQEHGRPWLEDFVRGERAAKLRIVRDHGAALSVVPPFARYTYETWVLPTRPAAFLHELSEAERDALAAALKDALLRLDALFGVRMPYLLTVQQAPVDGAAYPEWPLRVEIFPYLRAPGRMKYLAGTEQGAGEFANDKLPEAAAQELRSLNPQEVSP, from the coding sequence ATGTACAAATCCGAGTTCCGCAAACCGGACGGCCGCGCGCTCACGCTCTACGGGGTGAAGCCTGTCGAGCTGGCGGGCGAGGTGCCCAGCCCGTCACCCGAGCCGGTGGAGGCCCGGCCCGTGCTGCGCTGGCACCCGGTGCGCGGCGAGTGGGTGATGTACGCCGCGCACCGCCTGAACCGCACCTTCATGCCGCCGCCCGAGTACAACCCGCTGGCACCTACCCGCGATCCCCACAACCCCACCGAGCTGCCCGCCGGACGCTACGACATGGCGGTCTTCGACAACCGCTTTCCCAGCCTGGTGCTGGACGCGCCCGCGCCGGAGCCGGTGCCGGGCGTGCAGGGGCGCGGCGGCGTGGGCAAGTGCGAGGTCGTGGTGTTCAGCCAGGACCCGCAGGGCACGCTGGGCGGCCTGCCGCCGGAACAGGTGCGGCTGCTGCTGGACGTGTGGGCCGACCGTACCGGGGTGCTGGGTGCCGACCCCCGGATTCACTCGGTGCTGCCCTTCGAGAACCGGGGGGTGGAGGTCGGGGTGACCCTGCACCACCCGCACGGTCAGATCTACGCCTACGACCACATCCCTCCCGTGCAGGCGCGGGCGCTGGAGACCATGCGCGCCTACCGGCAGGAGCACGGGCGGCCCTGGCTGGAGGACTTCGTGCGGGGGGAGCGCGCCGCCAAGCTCAGGATTGTCCGCGACCACGGCGCGGCCCTGAGCGTGGTGCCGCCCTTTGCCCGCTACACCTACGAGACCTGGGTGCTGCCGACCCGGCCCGCCGCCTTCCTGCACGAGCTGTCTGAGGCGGAGCGGGACGCGCTGGCCGCCGCCCTCAAGGACGCCCTGCTGCGGCTGGACGCGCTGTTCGGCGTGCGGATGCCCTACCTGCTCACCGTGCAGCAGGCCCCGGTGGACGGGGCGGCCTACCCCGAGTGGCCGCTGAGGGTCGAGATCTTTCCGTACCTGCGCGCGCCGGGCCGCATGAAGTACCTCGCCGGGACCGAGCAGGGCGCGGGCGAGTTCGCCAACGACAAGCTGCCCGAGGCGGCGGCGCAGGAACTGAGAAGCCTGAACCCTCAGGAGGTTTCCCCATGA
- the galK gene encoding galactokinase, translated as MSIPTPNPADASTFETVFGRPPEASAQAPGRVNLLGEHTDYQGGFVLPCAIPQQATVALARSGRESHRLHSVNFGETLEVPVGEVGTGFAPYLTGSIAVAGVTDALDVWISSEVPSGGLSSSAALEVAILRALRTLYGLVLSDVDLALLGQRVEHEFVGVRSGVMDQMASSLADTAHMLFVDTRTLERRRLPLPAGAEVLVLDSGVPRRLAESGYNERRAQVEEASRRLGVPELRDVSDPEAVGALSDPLLRRRARHVVTENARVLEAVREGVTAARFGELMNASHASLREDYEVTVPRVDELVALLQGHPRTYGARMTGAGFGGAVVALVAAGAAREVAAAVLEAYGPEGQLVVPAPI; from the coding sequence ATGAGCATCCCCACACCCAACCCGGCCGACGCGAGCACCTTCGAAACCGTTTTCGGCCGCCCGCCCGAGGCCAGCGCCCAGGCGCCCGGCCGGGTGAACCTGCTGGGCGAGCACACCGACTACCAGGGGGGCTTCGTGCTGCCCTGCGCGATCCCGCAGCAGGCGACGGTGGCGCTGGCCCGCAGCGGGCGGGAGAGCCACCGCCTGCACTCGGTCAACTTCGGGGAGACGCTGGAGGTGCCTGTGGGCGAGGTGGGCACGGGCTTCGCGCCGTACCTCACGGGCAGCATCGCGGTGGCGGGCGTGACGGACGCGCTCGACGTGTGGATCAGCTCCGAGGTGCCCTCGGGCGGTCTGAGCAGCAGCGCCGCGCTGGAAGTCGCCATCCTGCGGGCGCTGCGGACGCTCTACGGGCTGGTGCTGAGCGACGTGGACCTCGCGCTGCTGGGGCAGCGGGTCGAGCACGAGTTCGTGGGGGTGCGCAGCGGCGTCATGGACCAGATGGCGAGCAGCCTGGCCGACACCGCGCACATGCTGTTCGTGGACACCCGCACGCTGGAGCGCCGCCGCCTGCCCCTCCCGGCGGGCGCGGAGGTGCTGGTGCTGGATTCGGGCGTGCCCCGCCGCCTGGCCGAAAGCGGCTACAACGAGCGCCGCGCCCAGGTCGAGGAGGCCAGCCGCCGCCTCGGCGTGCCCGAGCTGCGCGACGTGAGCGACCCGGAGGCGGTCGGGGCCTTGTCCGACCCGCTGCTGCGCCGCCGCGCGCGCCACGTGGTGACCGAGAACGCGCGGGTGCTGGAAGCCGTCCGGGAGGGCGTCACGGCAGCGCGCTTCGGGGAGCTGATGAACGCCTCGCACGCCAGCCTGCGGGAGGACTACGAGGTCACCGTGCCGCGGGTGGACGAGCTGGTGGCGCTGCTTCAGGGCCACCCCCGCACGTACGGAGCGCGCATGACCGGCGCGGGCTTCGGCGGAGCCGTCGTCGCGTTGGTGGCGGCCGGGGCAGCCCGGGAGGTCGCGGCGGCGGTGCTGGAGGCGTACGGCCCCGAGGGCCAGCTCGTGGTGCCTGCACCGATTTGA
- a CDS encoding GAF domain-containing protein: protein MRAVKAAGVPCGSRAAQEGKAPRLTPGGAREPAADRAALDRILALAARLFEVPLACLSLFSDPATGEARDWTVCHGACPDPEEPGGTGWSLFGGVTDWDREVGRRTAALAPGQVLALPDTRRSEFGQRPPAPGAPELHFYAAAPLHTPGGQVMGSLAVLGRRPRADLTDAQRGVLTDLAGLAAHSLAAGAAARPPGRQQPARVLRRAQANAASAQGGAGRSERPSPERPAPGELAHGDPLTGLGDRRAFDADLEALLAQLPPGDSAHLLLLDVNDFKTWNDAGGHLRGDALLREFARALSESFRPGDGVYRFGGDEFVVLAHGDAARPLTQELLGRAAQAERLTQARGFPGLSVAAGVASCPAEAQRPGDLLRLADGRMLREKAARRASQRLGRLGRVALDDRAAQRASEVALQALRFTLALLARDDDTGDAAWAALVGAAVASVPGAEGGSLYLREGDQFVLRAQMGFSDTLLGLTEPAAASQVWYGDPGGWHAGRARVIAGAEIERRNELTGSFGDTPLAQTYQQHGQITRLRASLCVPVVQGDGQVVAQLNLDSLTDEAAFGPEAAAVAEAFATQVAALLAARARQTREAARRRELEGLVAVNAALRTVRTPAEAELVLARQTALLLGTEHVVLLRYEAAEDALRAVAPGGVYARFQPDRLPRGSGLAWAALESGEVVRAADAQQDPRVYRPNDEPIGAVMAAPLRDGKGRALGALVVSRDHTGSFSDLDAQLLGAIASAGVTAIERALAARAETERAEEFRMLAELSALVSALEQPLAVAGRCLNTCRQFLGADFAAFSVPGRGLHLPVGTAPAGFEQAVQRHMQRPGEFLAGLGQARGVVATHAYPAQPYARPELVAAGVQAAVLAPVLQDGRVTGLVSLVWFSPLTALPPAAVALTTRAAELIGQALERRTHLEEVEATREGALRALGLALELRDFETAGHTERVVALCSRLGQAVGMSSSDLEGLRQGAYLHDIGKLAVPDGILLKPGKLDAPEWAVMQGHAAVGDDLTRSIPTLHPLAREVVRHHHERWDAAGYPDRLAGEAIPLAARVFSVVDVYDALTSPRPYKPAWSAEAALAEIAAQAGRQFDPQVVGVFLNLLAEMQAEGKAPAPEAPDSP from the coding sequence GTGAGGGCCGTGAAGGCGGCCGGGGTTCCCTGCGGCTCCAGGGCGGCACAGGAGGGGAAAGCGCCCCGCCTGACGCCCGGCGGGGCGCGGGAACCTGCCGCCGACCGGGCGGCGCTGGACCGCATTCTGGCGCTCGCGGCGCGGCTGTTCGAGGTTCCTCTGGCCTGCCTGAGCCTGTTCAGCGACCCCGCGACCGGGGAGGCGCGCGACTGGACCGTCTGCCACGGCGCGTGCCCCGACCCGGAGGAGCCGGGCGGGACCGGGTGGAGCCTGTTCGGCGGGGTGACCGACTGGGACCGGGAGGTCGGGCGGCGCACCGCCGCGCTGGCGCCCGGTCAGGTGCTGGCGCTGCCCGATACCCGGCGCAGCGAGTTCGGGCAGCGCCCGCCCGCGCCGGGCGCCCCCGAGCTGCACTTCTATGCCGCAGCGCCGCTGCACACGCCCGGCGGGCAGGTCATGGGCAGCCTGGCGGTGCTGGGCCGCCGCCCGCGCGCGGACCTGACCGACGCGCAGCGCGGCGTGCTCACCGATCTCGCCGGGCTGGCCGCCCACAGCCTCGCGGCAGGGGCAGCGGCGCGCCCACCCGGCCGCCAGCAGCCCGCCCGGGTGCTCCGGCGGGCGCAGGCGAACGCGGCCTCGGCGCAGGGCGGGGCAGGCCGCAGCGAACGCCCGTCACCGGAGCGCCCGGCCCCGGGGGAGCTGGCCCACGGCGACCCCCTGACCGGGCTGGGCGACCGCCGGGCCTTTGACGCCGACCTCGAAGCCCTGCTCGCGCAGTTGCCGCCGGGCGACTCGGCCCACCTGCTGCTGCTGGACGTGAACGACTTCAAGACCTGGAACGACGCGGGGGGCCACCTCCGGGGCGACGCCCTGCTGCGCGAGTTCGCCCGGGCACTGAGCGAGTCGTTCCGGCCCGGGGACGGGGTCTACCGCTTCGGCGGCGACGAGTTCGTGGTGCTTGCCCACGGCGACGCCGCCCGCCCGCTGACCCAGGAACTGCTGGGCCGGGCCGCGCAAGCCGAGCGGCTCACCCAGGCGCGGGGCTTTCCGGGCCTGAGCGTGGCGGCGGGCGTGGCGAGCTGTCCGGCCGAGGCCCAGCGCCCCGGCGACCTGCTGCGGCTGGCCGACGGGCGCATGCTGCGCGAGAAAGCGGCGCGGCGGGCCAGTCAGCGGCTGGGCCGCCTGGGCAGGGTGGCGCTCGACGACCGCGCGGCCCAGCGGGCCAGCGAGGTGGCCTTGCAGGCGCTGCGCTTTACCCTGGCCCTGCTGGCCCGCGACGACGACACCGGTGACGCCGCCTGGGCCGCCTTGGTCGGAGCCGCGGTGGCCTCGGTGCCGGGCGCCGAGGGCGGCAGCCTCTACCTGCGCGAGGGCGATCAGTTCGTGCTGCGCGCGCAGATGGGCTTTTCCGACACCCTGCTGGGCCTGACGGAACCGGCCGCCGCGTCGCAGGTGTGGTACGGCGACCCCGGAGGCTGGCACGCGGGCCGGGCGCGCGTGATCGCGGGCGCCGAGATCGAGCGGCGCAACGAGCTGACCGGCAGCTTCGGCGACACGCCCCTGGCCCAGACCTACCAGCAGCATGGGCAGATCACCCGCCTGCGCGCCAGCCTGTGCGTGCCGGTGGTGCAGGGCGACGGCCAGGTCGTGGCGCAGCTCAACCTCGACAGCCTCACCGACGAGGCCGCGTTCGGCCCCGAGGCGGCGGCCGTGGCCGAGGCCTTTGCCACCCAGGTCGCGGCCCTGCTCGCGGCGCGGGCACGCCAGACCCGGGAAGCCGCCCGGCGCCGCGAACTCGAAGGGCTGGTCGCCGTGAACGCGGCGCTGCGCACTGTCCGCACGCCCGCCGAGGCCGAACTGGTCCTGGCGCGGCAGACGGCCCTGCTGCTGGGCACCGAACACGTGGTGTTGCTGCGCTACGAGGCCGCAGAAGACGCGCTGCGCGCGGTGGCGCCGGGGGGCGTGTACGCCCGGTTTCAGCCGGACCGGCTGCCGCGCGGCAGCGGCCTGGCCTGGGCCGCCCTGGAGAGCGGCGAGGTGGTCCGGGCCGCGGACGCGCAGCAAGACCCCCGGGTCTACCGCCCCAACGACGAGCCGATCGGCGCGGTGATGGCGGCGCCGCTGCGCGACGGCAAGGGCCGGGCGCTGGGGGCGCTGGTCGTCTCGCGCGACCACACCGGCAGTTTCAGCGACCTTGACGCGCAGCTGCTGGGCGCCATCGCGTCGGCGGGAGTCACGGCCATCGAGCGGGCGCTGGCGGCCCGCGCCGAGACCGAACGTGCCGAGGAGTTCCGGATGCTGGCCGAGCTGTCGGCGCTGGTGAGCGCGCTGGAGCAGCCGCTGGCAGTCGCCGGGCGCTGCCTGAACACCTGCCGCCAGTTTCTGGGCGCGGATTTCGCGGCCTTCAGCGTGCCGGGGCGCGGCCTGCACCTGCCGGTCGGGACCGCGCCCGCCGGATTCGAGCAGGCCGTGCAGCGGCACATGCAGCGGCCCGGCGAGTTTCTCGCCGGGCTGGGCCAGGCGCGCGGCGTGGTCGCGACCCACGCCTACCCCGCCCAGCCGTATGCCCGGCCCGAGCTGGTGGCGGCGGGCGTCCAGGCGGCCGTGCTGGCCCCGGTGCTGCAAGACGGCCGCGTCACCGGGCTGGTCAGCCTGGTGTGGTTCAGCCCGCTGACGGCCCTGCCCCCGGCGGCGGTGGCCCTGACCACCCGCGCCGCCGAGCTGATCGGGCAGGCGCTGGAGCGCCGCACCCACCTGGAAGAGGTCGAGGCGACCCGCGAGGGCGCGCTCAGAGCGCTGGGGCTGGCGCTCGAACTGCGCGACTTCGAGACGGCCGGGCACACCGAGCGGGTGGTCGCGCTGTGCTCGCGGCTGGGGCAGGCCGTGGGCATGAGCAGCAGCGACCTCGAGGGCCTGCGTCAGGGCGCCTACCTGCACGACATCGGCAAGCTGGCGGTCCCCGACGGCATCCTGCTCAAGCCGGGCAAACTCGACGCGCCGGAGTGGGCGGTCATGCAGGGCCACGCCGCCGTGGGGGACGACCTCACCCGCTCGATTCCCACCCTGCACCCGCTGGCGCGCGAGGTGGTCCGCCACCACCACGAGCGCTGGGACGCCGCCGGTTACCCCGACCGGCTGGCGGGCGAGGCGATCCCGCTCGCCGCGCGGGTCTTCAGCGTCGTGGACGTGTACGACGCCCTGACCAGCCCGCGCCCCTACAAGCCCGCCTGGAGCGCCGAGGCCGCCCTGGCCGAGATCGCCGCCCAGGCGGGGCGCCAGTTCGACCCCCAGGTCGTGGGGGTGTTCCTGAACCTGCTGGCCGAGATGCAGGCGGAGGGGAAGGCGCCCGCCCCGGAGGCCCCGGACTCCCCCTGA
- a CDS encoding tryptophan 2,3-dioxygenase, with product MAAGNDPRSTAPDPPPGPDAPERARLDFARRSSYGDYLRLGTLLAAHQPLTAAHDEHLFITVHHVSELWLDLIVRELRAAMDQLAGGVTDAPLKGLTRVVRAQEQLTAAWEVLKTMTPAEYLQFRHAFGEASGFQSAGYRMVEVLLGNRNPTLLRPFEHRPDLHGPLQAALHAPSVYDLTLRLLAARGLPLPPEVLERDLAAPPAEHPAVLAAWLTVYRDPQRHWDLYELAEKLLDVEDHFRAWRFNHLTTVERTIGFRAGSGGTSGAGYLRRALDAVLFPELWQVRTQL from the coding sequence ATGGCCGCAGGCAACGATCCGCGCAGCACGGCACCTGACCCTCCACCCGGCCCCGACGCCCCCGAGCGCGCCCGGCTGGATTTCGCCCGGCGCTCCAGCTACGGCGACTACCTGCGGCTGGGCACGCTGCTCGCGGCCCACCAACCGCTGACGGCGGCGCACGACGAGCACCTCTTTATCACGGTGCATCACGTCTCCGAGCTGTGGCTGGACCTGATCGTGCGCGAGCTGAGAGCGGCGATGGACCAGCTGGCCGGGGGCGTCACCGACGCGCCGCTCAAGGGCCTGACGCGGGTGGTGCGCGCCCAGGAGCAGCTCACGGCGGCCTGGGAGGTGCTCAAGACCATGACCCCGGCGGAGTACCTCCAGTTCCGGCACGCGTTCGGGGAGGCGTCGGGGTTCCAGTCGGCGGGCTACCGCATGGTCGAGGTGCTGCTGGGCAACCGCAACCCCACCCTGCTGCGGCCCTTCGAGCACCGCCCGGACCTGCACGGGCCTCTCCAGGCCGCCCTGCACGCCCCCAGCGTGTATGACCTGACGCTGCGGCTGCTGGCCGCGCGCGGGCTGCCCCTGCCGCCCGAGGTGCTGGAACGCGACCTCGCCGCGCCGCCCGCCGAGCACCCGGCGGTCCTGGCCGCCTGGCTGACGGTCTACCGCGACCCGCAGCGGCACTGGGACCTGTACGAGCTGGCCGAGAAGCTGCTGGACGTGGAGGACCATTTCCGGGCGTGGCGCTTCAACCACCTCACCACCGTGGAGCGCACCATCGGGTTCCGGGCGGGCAGCGGCGGCACCAGCGGGGCAGGCTACCTGCGCCGGGCGCTGGACGCGGTGCTGTTTCCCGAACTGTGGCAGGTCCGCACCCAGCTGTAG